From a region of the Triticum aestivum cultivar Chinese Spring chromosome 7D, IWGSC CS RefSeq v2.1, whole genome shotgun sequence genome:
- the LOC123165379 gene encoding uncharacterized protein, giving the protein MMRLERSDNTWRLGRRPMVAGGMAPPRPTPGRRSWTTVDWAASHMTPTQAQASMEVFQPSLRSWGMSVRNASSADRSLGGGSAKARHASDATAASSTVQDTTAAIETGAGASMKKALGGRAEGDLACWGKIWGRRKWDCARRGAARHRRAGRGHGAAHGGVQVPGASMVTGSWPWA; this is encoded by the coding sequence ATGATGCGGTTGGAGCGGAGCGACAACACCTGGAGGTTGGGGAGGCGGCCGATGGTCGCCGGCGGGATGGCGCCGCCGAGGCCGACACCCGGGAGGCGCAGCTGGACGACGGTGGACTGGGCGGCATCGCACATGACCCCGACCCAGGCGCAGGCCAGCATGGAGGTGTTCCAGCCGAGCCTCCGCTCGTGGGGCATGTCCGTGAGGAACGCCAGCAGCGCGGACCGCTCGCTCGGAGGCGGCTCCGCGAAGGCGAGGCATGCGAGCGACGCGACGGCCGCCAGCAGCACCGTGCAGGACACGACGGCGGCCATTGAGACGGGCGCGGGCGCGTCTATGAAGAAGGCATTGGGAGGCAGAGCTGAAGGTGACTTGGCTTGTTGGGGGAAAATTTGGGGGAGAAGGAAGTGGGACTGTGCGCGGCGAGGAGCAGCGAGGCACCGGCGAGCCGGGCGCGGCCACGGTGCTGCGCATGGAGGAGTCCAGGTGCCGGGCGCGTCCATGGTCACCGGGAGCTGGCCGTGGGCATGA